The genomic stretch AGGCATAGTGCCTGTCCTGCAGAGTCTGTGTGCCTCCAACTTTGTCTACTTCTACACGTTCCATGGGCTCAAGGCAATGCACGCTCAGTACACCCAATCTGCAGGGAAAGACCTCATGTTCGCTTCTATAGCAGGTGGGTCTTTATTGAATGCTGGACCAGGTGATTCCCTCAAATTGTTTGTCAAAAGGTTGATGATAAAAAAGAGACGACCTGAAAAGGAAGAATTGTGTGTAAGAATATTGAAGTATTTTGTCCATTTAGCCTCAAATGTGAAATTTTATCTTAAGTAGATAActgaacaatatttttgaaaattaattatcagTAGGTTATGTTCCTTTTCGTaaacattaatgatttttttttatatagttgtttCCTTaacctgtttaaaataaataatgtaatatgtgaCCAGAAAACCAAATATGCAGGCTGTCTGTCAAATAACCCATTGACTGCTTACATCCTCATATGAGGACATTTTGTAATATtgctgtattttttgtatttcatcaGATAAGGGACGCCTAGTTCAGTGTTTTGACATCCCAAAAGATatttaatcagaaaaatctttattcagttGTTACACATGGTGTACATGAATGACGTCACATGATTGAGAAAGTAAACGGTTAAGTTTCCTAAATATGCCTTACATTAATATCTAACtaaatctaatacaatataattttaacgatagtaaaaactattgtgaattgtataaaattcagaaaaggaGTACAATGGCAGGTCAGTCAGGtagcttttaagtttatttttaaataatgtaccattttctattaattttatatagatgCAATATCAAAAGCTGATAACAAGTCAAAAGCACTATGGCAGATTATAAAttctgaaagaaattaaaaagaagaaaaaacccTACCCTCTTCTCTAGATATTAATGGACAAGAAATCAAAAACCCAAGACTGATTGCAGACCACCTTAACACCTTCTTTACAAATGTTGCCAATGAAACGCTTCAATTGAGTGGACAACTTGACGAACGAAAGATATTGCCAGCTGAAAACCTGAACATTCCAACCCTAATACTACATCCCACCAATAGACAGGAACTAGCAAAACTCATCCAATCTCTATTCAAAACTCAAAAACTAttgtgaattgtataaaattcagaaaaggaGTACAATGGCAGGTCAGTCAGGtagcttttaagtttatttttaaataatgtaccattttctattaattttatatagatgCAATATCAAAAGCTGATAACAAGTCAAAAGCACTATGGCAGATTATAAAttctgaaagaaattaaaaagaagaaaaaacccTACCCTCTTCTCTAGACATTAATGGACAAGAAATCAAAAACCCAAGACTGATTGCAGACCACCTTAACACCTTCTTTACAAATGTTGCCAATGAAACGCTTCAATTGAGTGGACAACTTGACGAACGAAAGATATTGCCAGCTGAAAACCTGAACATTCCAACCCTAATACTACATCCCACCAATAGACAGGAACTAGCAAAACTCATCCAATCTCTAAAGCCAAAAAGCTCCGCTGGCTACGACAATATCTctacaaaacttttgaaaacatgtaAAGAAGAACTGATTGATCCCCTAATGGATATTATCAACAAATCGTTCAATTCAGGAATTTTCCCATCTGCACTAAAAATAGCCAAAGTTTATCCAAAATACAAGCAGGGACCCACTACTCAAACAGCCAACTACCGCCCGATATCATTGATACCCACCttctcaaaattaattgaaaagcttGTGCTGTCCAGACTCATACACCACCTATCAATTAACCAGCTACTGACACCTGAACAACATGGTTTCCTGCCAGGCAAATCAACAATAACAGCACTGATAGGTCTAGTGGAGTTTTTGGCTGACCAATTGGAAGACGGAAACACATCCACTGCCATCTTGCTTGACTATAGTAAAGCTTTCGACTGCCTTAGCCATGACCATCTCCTATCAAAATTGACTACTCTTGGGATACAAGGACAAGCTCTTAACTGGTTCAGAAGTTATCTCACCGGACGAAGACAGATGACTGAGGTGAAGTACACAACCAGGGGTTTAACACGCCAAACAACATCAGGGCTGCAAACCGTCACCCGAGGAGTGCCCCAGGGATCTGTGCTCGGGCCAGTCCTTTTCATTCTGTACACCAATGACTTCCCCCGATACATGGAAAACTACAGCAGCACagtaatgtatgctgatgacactgtgctCCTACTGAGTAAAAAACAACAAGAAGACCTTGAAATAGCTGCTTATACTGCCGTCAACATGGCAGTGCAATACTGTCATGGTAATGACCTTGTCGTGAATGAGAAAAAGACGAAGCAGCTATTTCTAGGAAGGCATAAAGACACAACTGGAAGACTGCCTGAAGTGGAGGAGAGCAGTACTTCAAAATATCTCGGGGTGGTAATTGATGACACACTGGCATGGACCCAACACATAGACTTTCTTTGCAAAAAGCTCAGTGCGGGACTATATGTAATACGCAGGATGAAACACATCAGTGACACCATAACAGCTAAAACTGCCTACTATGCTCTCTATGAGACTCATCTCCGATATGGAATAGTAGTCTGGGGAGGCACCACAAGGGGCAATCTGCAGCGGGTACTTGTCCATCAAAAAAGAGTCATCCGCATCCTTGCAAATTTACAAGCAAGAGAATCCTGCAGGCAGGCTTTCCAGGACTTGAAGATTCTCACCATAGTTAATCTCTATATCCTGGAGACTGTCACGCAAATACACCTCAAATTCCCTGAGTCTATTGCAACTGGAGCAGACTATCACAACTACAACACCCGCCACGCCTTGAATTATTGCCTCCCTGTACATCATCTCGCTTCCACAGAGAAGAAGCCGACATATGCAGGGGCAAAGCTCTGGAATGCCCTCCCAGAAGAACTGAAGAAGACAGAACGACAGCAGTTTGGACGGCAACTGAAGCACTGGCTCCGAGAACACCCTTACTACACCCTCAAGGAATACTTTGAAAGAACTGACGACTAACAGATTGCTTTTCTGTCTTGTTTTTGtcttgttttcttatttatgtattgacgcatgtactattctctaagattatgtaacaataaagaacaatattgcttggcagcaaatttaaaaaattagctcctatgaatattggttttttacagaaaaaaatgtaaattatgttgAGCTACtgccatattatttatatttctcgtATTATAACTATAGTTCTCACCACTTTTGCCTAAGCTATAAGCATGATTCATCACTGacattatagtttcatatatatgCACTATAAACCGTCATGATACCAAGTTGAGGAAAGTGATTCTTCACAGTTTCATTCCATTGAAGTTTAAAAATGACacaaattgcttttttttgtatcactaaaattGAATCTAAATTTGTTATTGATGCAGATCCATATAATGAGATaccaaatatgttaaaaatacataataaaatgaatGGATATGttagaaataaatcatttttagagTTTCGTGTGAGCATAATTTTGACATTCTGCGAAGAGCGTACaaaccgaatttaattttttaaactattttttctgaatGTTTATTCTATGTCAGCGAACTGTCTAATGTTAAACCCAAAAACTTTACTTCTTCTTCCTTAACTATAGCCACTTCTCTATTTCTATATGAGGactaattttatttctgcattgGTTAGTACAAAATTCCATATAGCTTGTTGTTTttgttggatttaaaattaaattgttttttttttaaaaactgatttattttttatacactgAGAAAAGCAAACTCCTCTATTTCCTCTTTGGATGATGCACTAATTCTTAGAGTGGCATCATCAGCGTATAAGCATAATTTATCTAGCTCTGGAATTCCTTTCCTAGCAGAGGAATAGAAGCGGCCCCAAAACGGATCCTTGAGGAACCCACAAGAAGTTTGTTTTAaagtagaattatatttactggttaaattattcttattgttCAGATTATGTATTTCCACAAACTGCTgtctgttttgtatatatttgtactCCTTCCCATGGATACCAAACTGCGATAACTTAGTAACTTAGCATGACTAACACTGTCAAATGATTTATGGAGATCCATAAATACTCCTGTTACCTTTTCCCCTCTATCCACAGAATCAATCACTGACTCGATGAAATCAGTGGCAGCTGTAACTACagatttactttttctaaacCCATGTTTTATGCTATCAAGTAAATTGTTTCTTTCTAAATAGTCAACCAGCTGGTTAGACATTGcacgttaaaatattttggatataACTGGGAGCAATGCATGTGGCCGATAATTTGCTGCATCGAACTGATCTCCCTTTTTAAAtagaggttttatttttgtaatttttagtttttcagggaATAGCGTAGAGAGGAAAGATGAATTGACTATATGAAGCAAGTGGGTCAGTTAGAAATTCCATagcattttttaatattggcACCGGTGTGTCATCATATCCAGTGCTATAACTACTTTTTAAACTGCTCatgtttctaataatattatcTCTATCAATTAGTTtgcattgaaaattaatatctgaaaagcattaaaattaagatttttgagatgtgttaaattttgctttttcCTTAATTGaagttatatagtaattataaaaaatttcactaACTTTACTAGGAtgtgatactgtattattattgtgcctgatgtgtatattttttctattttgcgTAGTAATACCTGTTTCATAGTTAATGATTTTCCAAGGGTCTGACaatttttagatcttttaattttattagtatagtaattttgtttttcttgaataattttatttttaaaagtattatatttaagttttatgttgtCAATGTCTCTTTGCGATCTTGTTCTTCGGGCAGCATTACTTTTagtaattagtttctttttttctagttttagatCTTCGCTAACCCAAGGTTTTTTATCTAAGTAGTTTCTGCCCTTTACAATTGGAAAGAATTGGAAACCGAGTTTTCTTGACATTACGTAGCTATGTTGGGAAGGATTGATACATcgtgaacgttgagtttagctccagttcaccttcctcttagtgcagaatctgaaatctgatgctgtcacagactgactcatggaatctggagttattTAGATTAAACTATATCGTGTAGTTTGgttgtctctgatgttgaaactatgTTCATTTTGAGGTTTTCGTCACcgacatttttggatctcttgagacgaacattactccagatttgACCAAAAGTGTACGTGTCTCATCCTGCCCGTGAAGCAGTCAAGTCAAGTGTTGAAGTGTGAATACATTATGTTTATAGGTGTGATTAACGTCCTCACGACAACACCTCTGTGGGTGGTCAATACAAGACTGAAAATGAGTGGGGTGGGGCACAGTCCAGGGCACCGCAGCCGTCCACCTAGATACTCAGGGCTCGTCGGTGAGTGATACATCAATCTTGCCATTtctaaactaattttgttttcctTAAGGGCACAGCAACtgggaaataataaattttgtacatttcctcaacattttctaaaagaaataaaaaaaaaattagattggCATGAAAAAACTGATAAATCAATTAAAGCTTTTTATCACTTTTCACATAATATTAAGCAGCACTTTTGAATGATTGTACAAGTTGTATTACGAAAGTGAATTTTCAAACTTACAGTTTGGTTGAAAAACACCAAAAACCAGTGTCGTTTTCTGTCGTTATTATTGACCcaaaaactaaaagttattgtttgtaaattattttgtttgtatttataaacataataataaacaagctaaattctAATGTAACTACAGTTATTAGCTCTATTATTGTTGTGGTTTGTCGTCAACTTTCAAATTCGggtatctatatttttttatccaagAGTAAGTCTGTCCAATGAAGACACCATATTGCATTTAAGTATGTAATTCCCCAACATAGAATTATCCACTTGTGCGGAAGCTTACCTGGTTACTGTAAGTCCATTTGTACTTTAACACTAAGATTAATAATATCACTACAAGAATATAACACTCATTCTAAAAATACTCAAGATACTGACCTCATTCTTGATTTGAGACAAGCAATCAAGATTGACTAGATTTCACTAGCTTATACAAAGATTCTTTTTCCTCATTAAacttatttgaatataatattaatgctTTTCAAGTATTATAAAGAAAagatttataagtaatatataagtGAAAATATGGCAGTAATGAAGAAGCTCGAATAGTTTCAACAACTTCTGACATTgacataaatatattgaataaataccTTACTACAGTACTATACTGTAACATACACGTGTTTAGAGTTATATTTTTGACAAGTAAATTGTCCCTATAAGTTTTGACCCGTAAACCAAGGAGTATCTCAGGATTCATTATTGGGACCAGTATTATCTATACTTTACTTTATTACGTTAGTATTATGACTTCCTGAATACCTTAAAACTTTCAACACAACTTCgatttatgctgatgacaccacctTACTCTTGAGTGGAAAAAAGACAGATAATCTTGATGTTAAATGTTACCCAGCACTAAACATGGCCTATCAATATTGCCACTCAAATGACCTTGTAGTTAACCCAGAGAAGACAAACCAACTAGCTTCCAGGAGAAGATGCGAAGAAGTCCCAGCAATTCCTGAACTGGACAGAAAACCCAAAGTAAAGTTTCTGTGAAGCATTGTTGATAAGAGGCTCTCCTGGTCATAACATGTTTATAATCTCCTTCCTAAACTTAACCTTACACTTTATTATAAACCGTATAAAATCAATAAGCAATATAACTACTGCAAAAGTAGCTTATCACTCTCTGTTTGAAACACACCTTAGATATAGACTAGTGGTATGGGGAGGAACCTCAGCAAGTAATTTTGAGAGAGTATTGGTGTTTCAAAGAGGGGTGTAAGAGCTTTATCAGGACTAGGCTTCAAGGAAAGTTTTAGAGAAGCATTTATAAGTCTGAAGATCATGACTGTAATAAACTTCTACATAAAAAAGCTCTAATGTATGCTGTTGGACAATCTTTGACCCATCTTCATGACTACAACACCCGATATAGCACAAGATATCTCCCATTGCCAGAGGAAATAAGATGTCTCTCTGGAGGAAGATTGGAGAATGCCCTTACTGACTGTCCGGTCTACTCAGTGGCTGAGAACGATGAACCACTacttgaacaattttgtttttgtttaaatttcctgacaccatttcaatacttaatgtgtttggaaataaagtgattttgtatTTGTAAGAGAGCTGTTTGTGCTTTTTgatcaatttgaaaatttttgtaaatgaaaatatgttacaCCTGTTTTTTTCTTGGAGGAGGTAGGTGAATATTTAGATGAGGTAAAAGTAGAGCTCTGTGTTTCATTTAATGTGAACAAAAAACAATTCCAGTActctttcaatttaaaatactggAAATCACATTTTATATGTGATCATTCTCTTTCATTCAGGAGGATCTAATCCGTAATGGATACTGTATTCTTATTCAATGATCTCTGATGACAGACGGGTTGAAGCGGATAAGCCGTGACGAGGGAGTAGGGGCTCTGTGGAACGGTACCTTACCCAGTCTCCTCCTCGTGGTCAACCCTGCCCTGCAGATGGCCGTGTACGAAGGTATCAAGCGGAGGATGGCAGGTACAGATCTGGGCACCGCAGGGTATTTCCTTGTTGGAGCCATCGCCAAAGCCGTGGCCACCACACTCACCTACCCTCTTCAGCTGCTGCAGACCAAGCTCAGGGTGAGTGATACACACAAACTGGATACAATTTTACTGTAGTACAATTAGTTCGGACCATCAGTAAAAGATACAGTAGGAAATTTTTAACTCTACCACTATTTTGACATGGGCCAATTCCTACCCTATTGTTATTGGGTACAGAGAACTttcaatttcaatgttatttactGGATTCAGCCCTTTTGTAAGGAGAGGCCAACCACTATCTCGGCCCTATAATGACAGTCCTCTTACATTATTAGTCTTTGTGAGGATTGTATCAAACTGAAAAAGAGAGAAAGACATGGGAAAAATATGTCTAAAAAAGGGTTTCGTCCTGTACTATCTCTTGTGTTTTTACAAACCTAGTGATTTTAATCTCTTGTGCATAGGCTCTCGCAATCACAgtcaatgaattattttaaatcaataaaggcTTGGGAatgtttaatgataatatttacactacATGTTTACTCTCCATCTAATGACGTCAATGAACTCGAACTAGATAGCAGTTTAGAATAGTCATGCAAATAGAAAAACGAATATTTTgatgtttgttaaatttaaatgtatgaaaaaagcGAGCATTTATTGCAACACAGAGGAACTTAAATTGTTAAAGTGGCTTTGAAGTCTTGGTTTGCTGGTAACAGCTATGTAACATTCatggaaattaaatgaaaaatgcctttattaaagaggcggagttagggctatcaagccctctctaccactcaacttcatattgtatacagtaaatttacaatagttgatacaattttggtaaattatcatttaaatataaaataacaaaaatttcttaaactgcacaaaattaaatgagcttaaagtaaaaatctacatattaaaatcaattccaaacttaaaatacaaaatactatatatagtatttatatatatatactataatatatatatatatatacactataagttttatatatatatatatatatatatatatatatatatataagtttggAATTGATTTTAATATGTAGGTTTTTACtttaagctcatttaattttgtgcaggttaagaaatttttgttatatatacatatacatacatattgtaataattacaagaaaaattcaaaatgaagaatAAGAACACATTTAATCACTCTAACACACTGATTGACCACATGACCGCAAGAAGCAGCCTGTCTAACAATATAGAATCCAGGAAGAATAGTTTCATtaatgaatgtaatttaatttaatatttttctttgcaaCTTACTGGCAAATGTTATTGCTAGTGTAGTACTGATTGACTGATTGACTTACTTGTTTTAGCATGGCCATAACTACAGGGATCTGCCTCCAGACGCTGGCATGGTTGAGCTAATAGTCTACATACTGAAGTAAGTATGTGCTTTGGTCTGTGGTCTGGACACTGTAGTAACACCGGAATCATTGACAGACCAGAGATCATGTTGAGAGTCAGGATTCTGATGAAGTAAACAGTACAAAAATAGAAGTGAGCTTAAATATCTACAATAagaatctaattaattaatttgttacttcTCTTCCCAATAATGACTTGTTTCCTATAAATTTGTAGTGAGTTAGCCAACTACATGAACAATAGTTCAattgcataaatgtatttttattaacacgTTCAGTGCGGCTGGTCCGATTTCGCTTGTCGGGAGTACATCTATCGTTGTTTGCGTGTGGCGCTCGTCTTGTTAAATACTTTTACGTGATCAGTCTcaagttattgtattttttgttaattatagcaTAGTTCCTGTTAGTTTCATTTTGTGTCTGTAATGATGGGGCGATGGAGAGACAAGAGGCATGTTTTATACATTTCCTCGGAGTTTGAAAACACCATGGTGACAATTGTGAATAAACGTGGCCAGGAGAAGGAGAAGCCACTTCCAACTGTACAGTATAATGTCCACATGAAAGGGGTGGACCATGGGGACCAGATGCTCTTGTACTACCCGTGTGAGCATAAGAGCATTCGCtggtataaaaagatatttatacacCTCACGTAAATGCTAATCATCAATTCATTGGCTCTACATAACATGCATAGCCACCAGAAAATGCGTTGCACAAGCTTGTGGAAACTGAGGAAAGAGACATGCAGGGCAACAGGCAAAGAAAGCGTTGTGGTGTTTGCGCCAAAAATGCAATCAGAAAAAGAACTGTATATGTGTGCTGTGCCTGCCCAGAGAAAAAAGCATTCTGCCCCGTCAAATGCTTTGACAATTTCCACAAAAACTTGTAAATTGAGACAAAAAGGGTGGTGGGAGGGGTTgtacatatattgtaaatatttgtaaagtagTGATAAACCATAAAAACAATGCCttataagttttttgtgtgtattaTTCTATTTTTGAGTCGGTTGAATGGGTTCAATTTGTGCCAGGAGCGGCTGGCCCGAAATCGTGCTGGAAATTATGACGTTACTGGTACATGGAATGGTGCAATGAAatgcaattattttacaaaactaaggATATAAACCACCATTCGGTAAGTAAAACTGACTCAAAATTTTCAGCTCCttgtaaatgttatactttacGTATTAGCAGTGAACGTTTTAATAAAGTATTGTTACTTTtcaatattatcttaaaataattgcTAGAAAAAAAGTTTCCGCGAGCTTGGTGCTGCATTTGTTAACCGATGACAAAGAGATCAATCGTGTGGTCGACGGCCAAAATGGCTGaattaaagtttgaaaagttGCAAAATCATATTGGTCAGATTTGGCTCCATTGTTTTTTCCTCTTCCTGAATTTGAAATAATGGCTTGGCAGACGACACTTCACTTCACGAGGAGGCTATCGAGCAAACAAATGCTTATTTTGTAGAACCTCCCAAATCATATTTTGTGGAcaactaaaaaaaattggaaaatgtatAGAGCTAAAAGGAGACTATGTTgagaaattcaaaaaattttcaaaaaactactttttctttctttttctagAACAACCCTCGTGACTGATAAGGCATAATGTTTTAGTTGAGAATGTTGTGCAGGAAGTTCGGTGTCGCCGGTCTGTACAAGGGGATGGAGGCCAAGGTGCTACAGACAGTGTTGACCGCAGCTCTCATGTTTGCAGTCTACGAGAAGATCGCTCACTTCGTGTTTAAAGTGATGTTGTCACAGCCAAGGGTCTGACAGATGTGAGAGTGTCGTGTTCATGTTTTCAAATCCTTTTCTATAGAATCTGGGCTGAATTACTTCTGTATCCCACAGTCTAGTCTAGTTGTGTTGAGTAATTGTAAGCTTCAGAATTGTTTTCTGTTTTCTCACAGTATACACCATATCCATTAATGAATGGCCAAGCACTTTCAATCTGACAATCTTGAAGGAAATCTAGGCCGTCTCTGACTAATAACAGAAGAAAACAGCTACTCAGCTAGTCGGCTACTCAGCTAGTAGTGGCTGTCAGATGTACATGAGATTTGCTGAAGAGCCAATCTTGTAATTGTGTTGGacacataatacattgtattcAATTCAGTTCCAGAATAGTTATTGTCCAATTGTTTATAATCTCTGGACTTTGGATGAAATcctattaacattttataaatttgattgtttaaatGATTTTTGTTGGATTTCATTCCAATGGTGCACTGACGGATAATGTACTCTATATTAGTATTCTCCCTATGGAATATCCATTGTGGTTTGTTGGAACTTCAAATGTTCATAACAATGCAACAGTTTACGTGTGCATGTGCACACATGGCCTAGTAACAGACAAAATATGACCATAGTAAACACAGTAATATATTCATGCCACTGTTTTTCAACGTCGGTTTCTGCTGAGCAGATGATctcatttttctaaataaagtcCATGTGAAGTAACACTGTGTCTTTTATTCTGTGCTGTTCAAAAAAGtctatataatgattttattgttgtaaagtgTCGTTATTTACTCATTAGATCAGATTAAAAGATAACAGGATTGTTACGtaacagaaataatataaataaagttaaaatcacAAGTTTCTGCAATAGTAGGATTTAAGTACCAATTAAAGAAAGTTTGTTTTTGCTAAACTGACTGTCTTCCCAATTCTTCTTTcctgttactgaaattgttgtgCATTATTCACTGTGTACACAACACACACATATTATCTATTGCATACTTAGAGTGCCGAGAATATTAACTCTTAATTTCAGTCAGGCTGTGTAACTGCTTGGTTAAATTCTGTTACTGATGAAAcgattaagaatttatttattatcaatatagtgtacaatgtatatatcatatgaaacatgttttatagatttgtatGCACATcgaatacaaatttgttttcctttttcCTATGTTTATCccccaaaattattttaaattgccaaGTAGTTTTTTCCTCATTATTGTCTTCATTTAAGCTTTATCTCTGTTATGGGATGAAGATCGCGCTTCCTTGcgtttttgtttttatacctGCGCAAGGATCTAACTTGTCAAGAGGAGGTGGAGGTGTAGAGTAGGTAAGGATCATGCCCAATGTTTGCTGTCTGGTAGAGATGTGATCTTAATGGCGTTGTGTGGCTACTAATCCACCTATCGTCTTCAGTGTGCAAATTGCAACAATGcagtataaaaaagaaaaagactttGTCTTCTGAAAATCCACTAGAAAGTGTCAT from Homalodisca vitripennis isolate AUS2020 chromosome 2, UT_GWSS_2.1, whole genome shotgun sequence encodes the following:
- the LOC124353473 gene encoding peroxisomal membrane protein PMP34, with product MVAHSKELFSYKTLVHAMAGSLGSMVGMSAFFPLDTVRSRLQLEESREAKNTFAVLQDLIREEGFVTLYRGIVPVLQSLCASNFVYFYTFHGLKAMHAQYTQSAGKDLMFASIAGVINVLTTTPLWVVNTRLKMSGVGHSPGHRSRPPRYSGLVDGLKRISRDEGVGALWNGTLPSLLLVVNPALQMAVYEGIKRRMAGTDLGTAGYFLVGAIAKAVATTLTYPLQLLQTKLRHGHNYRDLPPDAGMVELIVYILKKFGVAGLYKGMEAKVLQTVLTAALMFAVYEKIAHFVFKVMLSQPRV